One stretch of Siphonobacter curvatus DNA includes these proteins:
- a CDS encoding TolC family protein, with protein MPSRTSVFTWAFFLWTALVAPVWAQDSVRIFSFADYADLILKYHPVVRQADLIPADARTELLQARGMFDPKLTSDFSRKEYKDKEYYNHWENTLKIPTWTGIDLKAGYDRNTGPYINPQYYTPDAGLVYAGLSVPLAQGLLIDARRSTLQQAKLLQNIAEADRQKVINKTMYDAAKTYWDWYFAYQQFRFTADGLNLADIRYRAVKQRVEIGDLAAIDSVQAKITVQERLASYQAALLEFQNTRLGISNNLWNENNEPVELPENAIPGGVTIPEPTQEQLDELLARASRQHPDLIKLDFKLRQLDIERRFRQNQLLPTVNVNYNFIREPVAIGKSYDAGWWLTNNYKVGAEVSFPLFLRKERGKLQQVRIKQADTQFDQQQTRRLITITVRQVFNEARALQQQAETQGQATANQLLLVRAEQQKFDIGESTLFLVNTQESKLIDMQIKTESLRAKYAKAWANSLYAAGGNPQQ; from the coding sequence TTGCCGTCCAGAACTAGCGTTTTTACCTGGGCTTTCTTCCTTTGGACAGCCCTAGTAGCCCCTGTATGGGCTCAGGATTCGGTACGAATTTTCAGTTTTGCTGATTACGCGGATTTGATTTTAAAATATCATCCCGTCGTACGGCAGGCGGATTTGATTCCAGCCGACGCCCGTACGGAATTGTTACAGGCTCGCGGCATGTTCGATCCGAAATTGACCTCGGACTTCAGTCGAAAAGAGTATAAGGATAAAGAATACTACAATCACTGGGAGAATACGCTGAAAATACCGACCTGGACGGGTATTGACCTGAAGGCGGGTTATGACCGGAATACGGGGCCATACATCAATCCGCAGTATTACACGCCCGATGCCGGGTTGGTGTATGCAGGGTTGAGTGTACCCCTGGCCCAGGGATTGCTGATTGATGCTCGCCGTTCGACGTTACAACAGGCCAAGCTACTCCAGAATATTGCCGAAGCGGATCGCCAGAAAGTGATTAACAAAACCATGTACGATGCTGCCAAAACGTACTGGGACTGGTACTTTGCCTACCAGCAATTTCGATTTACGGCGGACGGACTTAATCTGGCGGATATTCGCTATCGGGCGGTAAAGCAACGCGTGGAAATTGGTGACTTAGCCGCTATTGATTCCGTGCAGGCTAAAATTACGGTACAGGAGCGACTGGCTTCCTACCAGGCCGCATTGCTGGAATTTCAGAATACACGACTGGGCATTTCCAATAATCTCTGGAACGAGAACAATGAACCGGTAGAGTTACCCGAGAATGCGATTCCGGGCGGTGTTACCATTCCTGAGCCTACCCAGGAACAACTCGACGAGTTACTGGCCCGGGCTAGCCGCCAGCACCCCGATCTGATTAAGCTGGATTTTAAACTCCGGCAATTGGATATTGAGCGGCGATTCCGGCAAAATCAGCTTTTACCGACGGTTAACGTGAATTATAATTTCATCCGGGAACCCGTCGCCATCGGCAAATCCTATGACGCGGGCTGGTGGCTTACCAACAATTATAAAGTAGGGGCTGAAGTGAGTTTCCCGCTATTTCTACGGAAAGAACGGGGTAAACTCCAGCAGGTTCGCATCAAGCAGGCCGACACGCAATTTGATCAGCAACAAACGCGACGGCTGATTACGATCACCGTTCGGCAGGTATTCAATGAAGCCCGAGCCTTGCAGCAACAGGCCGAAACACAAGGTCAGGCAACGGCCAATCAGCTCCTATTGGTACGGGCTGAGCAGCAAAAATTTGACATCGGTGAGAGTACGCTTTTCTTGGTCAACACGCAGGAAAGTAAATTGATTGATATGCAAATCAAGACGGAATCTCTACGGGCGAAGTACGCCAAAGCTTGGGCCAACAGTCTATACGCCGCCGGTGGAAATCCGCAACAATAG
- a CDS encoding Sec-independent protein translocase subunit TatA/TatB, producing the protein MFGMGGPEIALIVGAFVLLFGAKKIPELARGLGKGIREFKDASKEIRENIENSTKE; encoded by the coding sequence ATGTTTGGAATGGGAGGACCCGAAATCGCCCTCATCGTAGGGGCTTTTGTTCTGCTTTTCGGAGCCAAGAAAATTCCCGAGCTCGCACGGGGGCTGGGTAAAGGTATCCGTGAATTCAAGGATGCATCTAAAGAAATTCGGGAGAATATCGAAAATTCGACGAAAGAATAA
- the proS gene encoding proline--tRNA ligase, with product MSKGITSRTDDYSEWYLDLVKRADLAENSAVRGCMVIKPYGYSIWEKMQRALDDKFKETGHVNAYFPLFIPKSYLSKEASHVEGFAKECAVVTHYRLKNAPDGSGVIVDPEAKLEEELIVRPTSETVIWSTYKNWVQSYRDLPLLINQWANVVRWEMRTRLFLRTAEFLWQEGHTAHATSEEAIAEAEQMLEVYAKFAEEWLALPVIRGVKTPNERFAGAVETYCIEAMMQDGKALQAGTSHFLGQNFAKAFDVQFLGKDNKLDYVWGTSWGVSTRLMGALIMAHSDDQGLVLPPKLAPIQVVIVPIFRNDEQLNAIYDRLEPIIKDLKSRGISVKFDDSTNEKPGWKFAEYELRGVPVRMAIGARDLENGTTELARRDTKEKQIVPIEGVADTIQALLEQIQTNIYQKALKFQEENTFKVDTWAEFQEKIETGGFLLAHWDETSETEEQIKEATKATIRCIPLDAPEEEGTCVFSGKPSKRRVIFARAY from the coding sequence ATGAGCAAAGGCATTACCTCCCGCACTGACGACTACTCCGAGTGGTACCTTGATCTGGTGAAACGAGCCGATCTGGCCGAAAACTCAGCAGTACGGGGCTGTATGGTCATTAAGCCCTATGGGTACTCCATTTGGGAAAAAATGCAACGGGCTCTCGACGATAAGTTCAAGGAAACCGGGCACGTCAACGCGTACTTTCCGTTGTTCATTCCCAAATCGTACCTGTCAAAAGAAGCGAGCCACGTTGAGGGCTTCGCTAAAGAGTGTGCGGTTGTTACCCACTACCGCCTCAAAAATGCCCCGGATGGTTCGGGTGTAATCGTTGATCCTGAGGCAAAACTGGAAGAAGAACTCATCGTTCGACCTACGTCCGAAACGGTCATTTGGAGCACGTATAAAAACTGGGTACAGTCCTACCGCGACCTGCCTTTGCTCATCAACCAATGGGCGAACGTGGTTCGCTGGGAGATGCGTACGCGGCTTTTCCTCCGTACGGCGGAATTCCTCTGGCAGGAAGGCCACACGGCTCACGCTACCTCGGAAGAAGCAATAGCCGAAGCAGAACAAATGCTGGAAGTATACGCCAAGTTCGCCGAAGAATGGCTCGCTCTGCCCGTTATCCGCGGGGTGAAAACGCCTAACGAACGTTTTGCCGGAGCCGTAGAAACGTATTGTATCGAAGCCATGATGCAGGATGGAAAAGCTTTACAAGCGGGTACTTCCCACTTTCTGGGGCAGAACTTCGCGAAAGCTTTCGACGTACAATTCCTGGGTAAAGACAATAAACTCGATTACGTGTGGGGAACGAGCTGGGGTGTATCTACGCGTCTGATGGGAGCTTTGATTATGGCTCACTCCGATGATCAGGGTCTGGTACTGCCTCCCAAACTGGCTCCGATTCAAGTCGTGATTGTTCCCATTTTCCGGAATGACGAACAATTGAACGCCATCTACGATCGGTTAGAACCCATCATTAAAGATCTGAAGTCCAGAGGAATTTCGGTAAAATTCGATGATTCGACTAACGAAAAACCCGGCTGGAAATTCGCCGAATACGAACTGCGTGGCGTACCCGTCCGGATGGCCATTGGAGCCCGTGATCTGGAAAACGGTACGACGGAACTAGCCCGTCGGGATACGAAAGAAAAACAGATCGTACCGATTGAAGGTGTAGCGGATACAATTCAGGCTTTGCTGGAACAAATTCAAACCAATATCTATCAAAAAGCTCTGAAATTCCAGGAAGAAAACACGTTCAAAGTCGATACCTGGGCAGAGTTTCAGGAGAAAATTGAAACGGGTGGTTTCCTTCTGGCTCACTGGGATGAAACCTCCGAAACGGAAGAGCAGATCAAGGAGGCTACCAAAGCCACCATTCGTTGCATTCCCCTGGATGCTCCCGAAGAAGAAGGTACCTGCGTATTCTCCGGTAAACCTTCCAAACGCCGCGTGATTTTTGCTCGGGCGTACTAA
- a CDS encoding OmpP1/FadL family transporter, whose product MKRLTYLAALVLLSGAAYAQDNNYESLSRMFSQTNPQGSARMQALGGNHSAIGADVSNISGNPAGLGFYTRSELSISPMFSTSKNASQYINNTQNASANQLAIGNLGVVFSSKNRNPVRSGGWQGGSFGISYSRQNIFKNTVRFGDRNEFSSMSDFFAEYANQEATGSQQGVVVGDFKNDLYNNGTVFDFPTSMYYYGLVIDPQPGSQIGYPYSGIEAGKTANQNFVSTSTGYTSGWNFAYGANYMNKLYVGVGFSLARMNYTNTKTMNEDFDNAGGVSGFSYTNDLSTNGRGFNLSGGLIYRPNDLLRIGVSVTSPTWFNITESAGQSLQTRLARPFELSQGTFPEYSSDLPDVLRRNGYGINTSSGVNYITGVPDLSVLPFESSYRLRTPTKLTGGVGLFFGKNGFISADAEYVNYTGMKLSSDDQNASQDLRDGYANSLIRSTYRNVVNLKVGGEYRIDKVSLRAGVSYYQDPYKQIAQFNSLDRSRYIFSAGVGYKTDRFYIDAAVTHGQQTTAYSPYILANTNDYASAKIKNQTTNAILTLGTYF is encoded by the coding sequence ATGAAACGTCTTACTTATTTAGCAGCTCTGGTGTTACTTTCAGGAGCTGCCTATGCTCAGGACAATAATTACGAGTCATTGTCCCGAATGTTTTCCCAAACGAATCCACAAGGCTCTGCCCGCATGCAGGCTTTAGGCGGTAATCACTCAGCAATTGGGGCGGATGTATCGAACATAAGTGGAAACCCAGCTGGATTAGGGTTTTACACGCGATCGGAACTCAGCATTTCACCCATGTTTAGCACGAGTAAGAACGCGTCTCAATACATCAATAATACACAAAATGCTAGTGCTAATCAGCTGGCTATAGGCAACCTCGGCGTCGTATTCTCAAGTAAAAACCGAAACCCAGTTCGCTCAGGTGGCTGGCAGGGTGGCTCGTTTGGTATTAGCTATTCCAGACAGAATATCTTTAAGAATACCGTCCGTTTTGGAGATCGCAACGAATTTAGCTCCATGTCTGACTTCTTTGCGGAATACGCAAATCAGGAAGCAACCGGATCGCAGCAAGGGGTTGTTGTAGGGGACTTTAAAAACGACCTATACAATAATGGGACCGTATTTGATTTTCCCACCTCCATGTACTACTACGGCTTAGTAATTGATCCGCAGCCCGGTAGTCAAATTGGTTATCCCTACAGCGGCATAGAGGCCGGAAAGACGGCTAACCAGAATTTTGTATCGACCAGTACAGGATACACCAGTGGTTGGAATTTTGCTTATGGAGCCAATTACATGAACAAACTGTATGTTGGTGTGGGCTTTTCGTTAGCCCGGATGAATTATACGAATACGAAAACCATGAATGAGGATTTTGACAATGCAGGGGGCGTCAGTGGTTTCTCGTACACAAATGATTTATCAACCAATGGCAGAGGCTTTAATTTGTCTGGTGGGTTAATTTATCGGCCCAACGACCTGCTACGAATTGGGGTTTCGGTGACTAGCCCAACCTGGTTCAACATTACGGAATCGGCAGGACAAAGTCTACAAACCCGTCTGGCTCGTCCTTTTGAATTAAGTCAGGGTACCTTTCCCGAATACAGCTCCGATTTACCGGATGTTTTGCGTAGAAATGGATATGGTATAAACACCAGTAGTGGCGTCAACTATATTACGGGCGTTCCAGATTTATCAGTATTACCTTTTGAATCCAGTTATCGATTGCGTACGCCTACCAAGCTAACCGGGGGTGTTGGCTTATTCTTCGGTAAAAATGGTTTCATTTCAGCGGATGCGGAATACGTTAATTATACGGGCATGAAATTGTCTTCGGATGATCAGAATGCTTCTCAGGACTTAAGAGATGGCTATGCTAATTCTTTAATCAGAAGTACGTATCGTAACGTAGTGAACCTGAAAGTTGGGGGTGAATATCGGATTGATAAAGTTAGTCTGCGGGCGGGGGTAAGTTATTACCAGGATCCTTACAAGCAGATTGCTCAGTTCAATTCCTTAGATCGTAGTCGCTATATTTTTTCCGCGGGCGTAGGGTACAAAACCGACCGTTTTTACATTGATGCGGCTGTTACCCACGGGCAGCAGACGACTGCTTATTCTCCTTACATTTTAGCGAATACAAACGATTACGCGTCGGCTAAAATTAAGAACCAGACGACCAATGCGATTTTAACGCTTGGCACCTACTTCTGA
- a CDS encoding peptidase domain-containing ABC transporter, whose product MTIPVLDHTVRKLAELFFPETPTLASINHSASTYEPETLEVFVGDLIEQAFSVNLALVKHEKAENEFWDWKKNSEHPFVFFDQTSKDDMRPIIAGRDLKKGKPYHYAITEHGPELISGEGLTPATNDNGKVLFLTAFPIQPLASDDASTDEKPMTPWQRTMQLFRNERRDIYYLYLYAIVSGLIALSLPLGSQAIVGLIQGGLVFSSVYLLAALVIVGTLITGILQIVQVSIVEVLQQRIFAKAAFEFVYRIPRIKVEALNRYYAPELMNRFFDILTVQKALPKILIDITGAVIQIAFGLLLLFAYHPMFIVFGLLTILLIFLVFRFNASKGLETSLYESKYKYKVAQWLEDIARTLFSFKVVGNTNLPVQKMDELVSRYLLYRQKHFKILLRIFYYMVAFKTLVIAALLILGIFLVVDRQITLGQFVASDIIIVLIVSSVEKLITSIDTIFDLVTATEKMGNVTDLPLEREGGLRMPINKQDLALEVHNLTFRYPDGKRPILQNLSFSIKQGERVAITGSNGGGKNTLLTLLSGLMTEYDGSISVNGFSLRDIHLNDFRNAVAKNVAPDEIFDGTIFENITMGRTNVSLDDLRWTLENLGLTDKIGQLPDGINTEMLAEGQRFSESFKAKVTAARCIVERPKLLMFTDFYGLLDRDEKLKLIKFVCDKAHPWTFITISHDPEVLAACDRVLILENGKIVSDGPY is encoded by the coding sequence ATGACCATTCCCGTATTAGACCATACTGTTCGGAAACTAGCCGAACTCTTTTTCCCCGAAACCCCAACGCTTGCTTCTATTAATCATTCTGCCTCTACCTATGAACCCGAAACACTAGAAGTTTTCGTAGGAGATCTGATTGAACAGGCCTTTAGTGTGAATCTGGCTCTGGTCAAGCACGAAAAAGCCGAAAACGAGTTCTGGGACTGGAAAAAAAACAGCGAGCATCCCTTTGTCTTCTTTGATCAGACTTCAAAAGACGACATGCGTCCCATCATTGCGGGCCGGGATTTGAAAAAAGGGAAGCCCTATCATTACGCCATTACGGAACATGGTCCCGAACTCATCAGCGGCGAAGGTTTGACGCCCGCAACAAACGATAATGGGAAGGTACTGTTCCTAACGGCGTTTCCGATTCAACCCCTCGCCAGTGACGATGCCAGTACGGACGAAAAGCCCATGACGCCCTGGCAGCGTACCATGCAGTTATTCAGAAATGAACGGCGGGACATTTATTACCTGTACCTCTACGCCATCGTTTCCGGATTAATTGCACTAAGCTTGCCTCTAGGTAGTCAGGCCATTGTAGGGCTTATTCAGGGGGGGCTGGTCTTTTCTTCCGTGTATCTGCTGGCAGCTTTGGTGATTGTGGGTACGCTCATTACGGGTATTTTGCAGATCGTTCAGGTGTCGATTGTGGAAGTTTTGCAACAACGCATCTTTGCAAAAGCGGCCTTCGAATTTGTCTACCGGATTCCCAGAATTAAAGTGGAAGCTCTCAACCGGTATTACGCACCGGAGTTGATGAACCGTTTCTTCGACATTCTCACGGTACAAAAGGCCTTACCCAAAATCCTCATCGATATTACCGGGGCCGTCATCCAAATTGCCTTTGGTCTGTTGCTGCTCTTTGCGTACCACCCGATGTTCATTGTATTCGGGTTACTGACTATTTTGCTCATCTTTCTGGTGTTTCGTTTTAATGCCAGTAAAGGTCTGGAAACCAGTCTGTATGAATCCAAGTACAAGTACAAGGTGGCTCAGTGGCTCGAAGACATTGCTCGTACCTTGTTCAGCTTTAAGGTAGTTGGAAATACTAACCTTCCCGTCCAAAAAATGGATGAACTGGTTAGTCGTTACTTGCTGTACCGGCAAAAGCACTTCAAAATTCTGTTGCGGATTTTTTACTACATGGTGGCCTTCAAGACTCTGGTCATCGCAGCCCTGCTGATTTTAGGTATTTTCCTCGTGGTAGATCGCCAAATTACACTCGGTCAGTTTGTTGCTTCCGATATCATTATCGTCTTGATCGTTAGCTCCGTAGAAAAACTCATCACGAGTATCGATACCATCTTTGATCTGGTTACAGCCACCGAAAAGATGGGTAACGTTACGGATCTGCCGCTCGAACGGGAAGGAGGCCTACGTATGCCGATCAATAAGCAGGACTTGGCTCTGGAAGTACATAACCTTACGTTCCGCTACCCAGATGGCAAGCGTCCCATCCTTCAAAACCTGAGTTTCTCCATCAAACAGGGTGAACGGGTGGCGATTACGGGTTCAAACGGAGGCGGTAAAAATACTTTGTTAACCCTGCTGAGCGGTTTAATGACGGAATACGATGGCAGCATCTCAGTCAATGGCTTTTCGCTACGAGATATTCACCTGAACGACTTCCGGAACGCGGTGGCGAAAAACGTGGCCCCCGACGAAATTTTTGACGGAACCATCTTCGAAAACATTACGATGGGGCGTACGAATGTTTCATTGGATGACCTCCGATGGACCCTTGAAAACCTCGGACTAACGGATAAAATTGGTCAGCTCCCCGATGGAATCAATACCGAAATGCTGGCTGAGGGTCAGCGGTTTTCGGAAAGCTTCAAAGCAAAAGTTACGGCCGCCCGCTGTATTGTAGAACGCCCCAAACTGTTGATGTTCACGGACTTCTATGGCTTGCTCGACCGAGATGAAAAGCTAAAACTCATCAAGTTTGTATGCGATAAAGCTCATCCCTGGACGTTCATCACCATTTCGCACGATCCAGAAGTGTTAGCGGCCTGTGATCGGGTACTGATTCTGGAAAATGGGAAAATCGTCAGTGACGGGCCGTATTAG
- a CDS encoding glycoside hydrolase family 95 protein, with amino-acid sequence MIKQLASTLLLAFTFFPALSQSNLKLWYQQPAEVWTEALPVGNGRLGAMVFGRPAQELIQLNESTLWSGGPVKPNENPNAYTYLPQVREALAAEEYPKAVQLLKKMQGRYTQTYLPLGDLLIQQDLKGQQPSNYTRDLDLNKALATTRFTVNGTEYTREVFSSAPDQVIVIRLKASKSGQLNFDVKGSSKLRFEKQTQGTNELIVKGKAPAHVDPNYYNAPGRNPIIYDDPAGCNGMRYQFRIKALPVQGQVQTDTAGIHVRNASEVVLLVSAATSFNGFDKCPDKDGKDEAKLAAQYLNQAATQPYNRLLSKHTADYQKYFNRFSFTLTDSTRTNPNVALPSDQRLEQYGKGTYDPGVETLYFHYGRYLLISSSRPGGTPANLQGIWNQHMRAPWSSNFTININTQMNYWPAEVTNLSELHQPLFELIKDLSKTGKQTAQAYYKLPGWVAHHNTDIWALSNAVGDMGDGDPMWANWNEAAGWLSQHLWEHYRFTGDRQFLKETAYPLMKGAATFLLGYLVEDKDGYLITSPSTSPENSFLDSKGKPAYVTVGSTMDMSIIWDLFTNLIQASQTLGTDTQFRNLLIEKKKKLLPLHIGHKGNLQEWYKDWEDQDPHHRHVSHLFGLHPGRQIAPLSTPEFAQAARRSLELRGDEGTGWSKAWKINFWARLLDGNHAYSLVRQLLHYTRENGTAYQRGGGTYPNFFDAHPPFQIDGNFGGTAGMTEMLVQSHLDDIHLLAALPDAWKAGQVQGLRARGGFELGMQWKNGKLTKATITSLKGEPCKIRTAQPLSVKGLRAKAERSGSYYVLSFPTQAGKTYELLTQ; translated from the coding sequence ATGATTAAGCAACTGGCTAGTACGCTCCTCCTAGCTTTTACCTTCTTTCCTGCTCTAAGTCAGTCAAATCTTAAGCTCTGGTATCAACAACCCGCCGAAGTCTGGACGGAAGCCCTTCCCGTGGGTAATGGTCGACTGGGAGCAATGGTTTTTGGGCGGCCCGCTCAGGAGCTCATTCAGCTCAATGAAAGTACGTTGTGGTCGGGAGGTCCCGTGAAACCGAACGAAAACCCTAATGCCTATACGTATTTGCCTCAGGTACGAGAAGCTCTGGCGGCTGAAGAGTATCCCAAAGCGGTACAACTGCTGAAGAAAATGCAGGGCCGTTATACGCAAACGTATTTGCCGCTGGGCGATTTACTCATTCAACAGGATTTAAAGGGACAACAGCCATCTAACTACACGCGTGATCTGGACCTGAACAAGGCTCTGGCTACCACGCGTTTTACGGTAAATGGCACTGAGTATACCCGGGAAGTGTTCAGCTCCGCTCCCGATCAGGTGATTGTCATTCGCCTGAAAGCCAGCAAGTCCGGTCAACTTAACTTTGACGTAAAAGGCAGCAGCAAGCTACGATTCGAGAAGCAGACGCAGGGTACGAATGAGCTGATTGTGAAAGGCAAAGCTCCGGCCCACGTTGATCCGAATTACTACAACGCCCCCGGTCGAAATCCCATCATCTACGACGATCCGGCGGGCTGTAACGGCATGCGGTACCAGTTTCGCATCAAAGCTCTGCCCGTGCAGGGACAGGTACAGACGGATACAGCGGGCATTCACGTACGTAATGCGTCAGAAGTGGTCTTGCTAGTATCGGCAGCTACCAGTTTCAACGGATTCGACAAATGCCCCGACAAAGATGGCAAAGACGAAGCCAAACTGGCCGCTCAGTACCTCAATCAGGCCGCCACTCAGCCGTACAATCGTTTATTAAGCAAGCATACAGCTGATTATCAGAAGTATTTCAACCGATTTTCCTTTACATTAACGGATTCTACCCGGACGAATCCCAATGTGGCCTTACCTTCGGATCAGCGACTGGAGCAATACGGCAAGGGTACGTACGATCCAGGGGTGGAAACGCTGTACTTCCATTACGGTCGCTATCTGCTCATTTCGAGTTCGCGGCCCGGTGGTACGCCAGCCAATTTACAAGGCATCTGGAATCAGCATATGCGGGCCCCGTGGAGCTCGAACTTCACGATCAACATTAATACGCAGATGAATTACTGGCCCGCTGAAGTGACCAATCTTTCGGAACTGCACCAGCCTCTGTTTGAACTCATTAAAGATTTATCGAAAACGGGGAAACAAACGGCTCAGGCCTATTATAAACTTCCGGGCTGGGTCGCCCACCATAATACGGACATCTGGGCTCTATCCAACGCCGTAGGCGATATGGGCGATGGCGATCCGATGTGGGCTAACTGGAATGAAGCGGCTGGCTGGCTTTCGCAGCACTTGTGGGAACACTATCGCTTTACGGGTGACCGCCAGTTTTTGAAAGAAACGGCTTATCCACTCATGAAAGGAGCCGCCACTTTTCTGCTGGGTTATCTAGTCGAAGACAAGGATGGTTATCTGATTACCTCCCCCTCCACGTCTCCCGAAAACTCATTTCTGGATTCCAAGGGTAAACCGGCTTATGTGACGGTTGGCTCCACGATGGATATGTCGATCATCTGGGATTTGTTTACCAATTTGATTCAAGCTTCGCAAACTCTGGGCACGGATACGCAATTTCGTAACCTGCTAATTGAAAAGAAGAAAAAGCTCTTACCGCTGCACATCGGTCATAAAGGCAACCTACAGGAATGGTATAAGGACTGGGAAGACCAAGATCCGCACCACCGGCACGTTTCGCACTTATTTGGCCTCCACCCCGGACGGCAGATTGCTCCGCTGAGTACCCCTGAGTTTGCTCAGGCCGCCCGCCGTAGCCTCGAGTTACGCGGCGATGAAGGTACGGGCTGGAGTAAAGCCTGGAAAATCAACTTCTGGGCTCGTCTGCTCGACGGGAACCACGCCTATTCGCTGGTTCGGCAGTTACTTCATTACACGCGAGAAAACGGAACCGCCTATCAACGCGGGGGTGGTACGTATCCCAACTTTTTCGATGCTCACCCCCCCTTCCAAATTGACGGTAACTTTGGCGGTACCGCAGGCATGACCGAAATGCTGGTTCAAAGCCATCTCGACGACATTCACCTATTGGCCGCTCTGCCCGACGCCTGGAAAGCCGGGCAAGTACAAGGGCTACGGGCTCGTGGGGGCTTTGAATTAGGTATGCAGTGGAAAAACGGCAAATTGACAAAGGCTACCATTACATCGCTAAAAGGTGAGCCCTGTAAAATCCGCACGGCTCAACCCCTGTCCGTCAAAGGTCTGCGTGCAAAAGCCGAACGCTCGGGCTCGTATTATGTACTTTCCTTTCCTACGCAGGCGGGAAAAACGTACGAACTCCTCACACAGTAA
- a CDS encoding HlyD family secretion protein → MLNISPKRVDSDLPENEIQSLKTLSTHRTGRKLARWIVGILSVLFIVLFMPWQQNINGTGTVTALTPQDRPQTVQNIIAGRIEKWHVREGQAVQKGDTILTLSEIKDEYFDPNLPLRLTEQVDAKETAVDGYENKIEAVENQLAALRNALRLSLEKARNKVLQAQAKVQSDSVDLANERIQFRIAEVRFERFQQGYQQGLFSKTDLEGRELTFQAAQAKVVSAQNKLNISRQDLINSKIELSSIDADYQKEIAKSLSDRSSAVSSLGDGQKELSELRNKVANVNVRRNQYVLRAPQSGIVVKALKAGVGETIKEGEPICTLQPQNPQMAVELYIKAMDVPLIQKGREVRIQFDGWPALQFSGWPSVSVGTFGGRVAVIDQVNSTSGEYRILVTEKVEERRDHPWPAQLRLGSGVYGWVMLDSVPVWYEIWRQLNGFPPSLKEEPKGDYAGKGAKK, encoded by the coding sequence ATGCTCAATATATCTCCCAAACGAGTGGATTCGGACCTACCGGAAAACGAAATCCAGTCCCTCAAGACGCTTTCTACCCACCGGACGGGCCGGAAGCTGGCCCGCTGGATTGTGGGTATTCTGTCCGTACTCTTCATTGTACTCTTCATGCCCTGGCAGCAGAATATCAATGGAACGGGTACGGTCACGGCCCTAACGCCCCAGGACCGTCCGCAAACGGTACAAAACATTATTGCCGGACGGATCGAAAAATGGCACGTTCGCGAAGGTCAGGCTGTACAAAAGGGCGACACCATCTTGACGTTATCTGAGATCAAGGATGAGTACTTCGATCCAAACCTGCCCCTTCGTCTAACTGAACAGGTCGATGCCAAGGAAACGGCCGTGGATGGGTACGAAAATAAAATTGAAGCCGTGGAAAATCAGCTAGCCGCTTTGCGTAATGCTCTGCGACTTAGTCTGGAAAAAGCCCGCAACAAAGTGCTACAGGCACAGGCTAAGGTTCAGTCGGATAGCGTTGATCTGGCTAATGAGCGCATTCAGTTTCGAATTGCTGAGGTTCGTTTTGAGCGTTTCCAGCAAGGGTACCAACAGGGTTTGTTCTCAAAAACCGACCTCGAAGGTCGTGAACTTACGTTCCAGGCCGCTCAGGCAAAAGTGGTTTCTGCCCAGAATAAACTCAATATTTCCCGGCAGGATTTGATTAACTCCAAAATCGAACTCAGCTCGATTGATGCCGACTACCAGAAAGAAATTGCCAAATCGTTGTCGGATCGTAGTTCGGCCGTTTCATCACTCGGCGATGGCCAGAAAGAACTTTCCGAGCTACGGAATAAAGTAGCGAACGTCAATGTTCGACGCAATCAGTACGTATTGCGGGCTCCGCAGTCGGGTATCGTGGTGAAAGCTCTGAAAGCCGGGGTGGGTGAAACCATTAAAGAAGGGGAACCCATTTGTACCCTACAACCGCAAAATCCGCAGATGGCGGTCGAGTTGTACATCAAAGCTATGGACGTTCCCCTGATTCAGAAAGGTCGTGAAGTACGGATTCAGTTTGATGGTTGGCCCGCTTTACAGTTTTCGGGTTGGCCTTCAGTAAGTGTCGGTACGTTTGGCGGTCGCGTAGCCGTCATCGATCAGGTGAACTCGACGAGTGGCGAATACCGGATTTTGGTTACGGAAAAAGTGGAAGAACGGCGGGATCACCCCTGGCCTGCTCAGTTGCGACTGGGTTCGGGCGTGTACGGTTGGGTTATGCTTGACAGCGTACCCGTATGGTACGAAATCTGGCGACAACTTAACGGCTTCCCACCGAGCTTAAAAGAGGAGCCCAAAGGCGATTACGCCGGAAAGGGGGCGAAAAAATGA